The Channa argus isolate prfri chromosome 13, Channa argus male v1.0, whole genome shotgun sequence DNA window ATAATTTGCAAGAGATTTTATCTCTAATTTTGCACTTCTCCACCAACGGTTAAGGTTTACAACTTTAATTTTATAGTCCAtcagctgcacttcctgtcctATGGTCATTTCAGTCACTTTACTTTTGCAATCATTCCTAATCATTTTCACCTGTGCTGCTGCCCATATTAACCCAGCTCTCAGTGCAGTACCTTGCCAGATTGATCTTGGTTTCCTCATGTCTCACTGGCTTTCCAGCCTTGGTGGTTTTTGATGGAATGCTGAGCATATTGATCTGTCTTTACATGCCTGTATCTCCTGGACCCTGCCTCGCCCCTGTAAGTCTTGTTATCTTTTCCATCTTCAGCTGCTGACACCCTGCCAACTCCACTTCTCCAAACATTCTCTGAAATAATCATTAAATATCTTAATTGACCTCTTGTCACAGCCTGTGTTTGGGTCCTGAACTAAATCCCCTCACTGCATCATGCTCAGGTGATCAAACAGCTCTGCTAACCAAAACTATTTAGGTCAATCAGGTACCTGGTCAATCTCATTGCCACATCTCCAGAGCATGCTGTCTTGCAGGTGGTGGCTCTGGTGTCTCACTTGAGGATTTTTCTGGGGGTGAAGCTGAGAGAAGAGTTGCTGTTAATCATGCTCTGATTTAAGCCCTTGCTGTATTTTCTCAGCCATCTCAATCATGCAAATGCTGGGCAGGATGGCTACAGCTCAAACAGAGGTTCCCCTTGGCGTCCTGCACATGAAATGATTGCAGTGCTGGTTTTTGCACCTTTGCATCTATCCTGCATTTAATCAGATTATTGTTCATGATTATTTGTTGGTAACTTACACTGCACAGCAGTTTCACAATGATGTATTTATTGATCAGCCAGTGATGACTAAAGGAAGGGGACCATAAGAATCAActgcttttggcttgtcccttcaggggtcgccataGCGGAATGTGTTCGTTGATTaggtgtaagttttcatgcctGCTGCAACCCCTCCCATATTATCTGAGACTGACACCAAGGTTGTCCTTtagtggctgggtggggccacacctggtggggtgggattcaaaacCTGGGGCactctgcatcccaacccagaGCTCTACCACTGACCCTCCAGGCaattggaagtttttttttgttttttaaattcagacaagCACacttgtaattttaaataaaaagaaaagggtACTAATGTGGGGACCATAGAAGTAACCATGTGGTACAGTCCTGTATTTGATATCTCACCCATGCTTCAGAAACACAAAGCCCAATAGCCTTGTCTGTGAAACCTTCCGGAACAGAATTCCAGTACAGAATGTAGAGTccctttttaaattatgaattcCTGAGAGATATCAGTAAAGCTCAGACTTCAATGGTGATAGTTTGCTTTACACACAAGACAAACAGCCAACGCATGGTGATCACAGGTAGAAACAAAACGTTTGGCAGCCGTAGTCTACCCATTACCTGAACACTGTTCTGGGGCTGTCAAATGTGCAGTTACTCATCTGAAAATGCTTCTCActctttttggcttttattcattttgcttCTTTAGCAGCTACCAAGCCTTACACTGGTCACACTTCCTCTGAGCCTGTCTTGTTCAAGCCCAACCGCTTGAAGCTGTGTCCAACATGCCATCAGCTAGAGTTGCATCATTTGcctttaaagtaattttctgCTGCTTGAACATTTTAGGCAGCAGGTGGATCTGACAGCCTCTATTCCTATAGGGACCTAAAATGATGAATGCTAAGCTTCAGCCTGATATTATGGCTGGCAACAGTACTAAAGATGCATCTGTTAAATAGCTGGCTGAGAAGCAGACTGTGAATGGAGAAGCTTTGGCTTGTACCCCATCTATCCATGTTCCAAGTGCCCAGTCTTGTGTTGTGCCTCTGAtgctgtaaaaatacattttactttgattGCAACTTATACCACTCAAATGATTTTATGATTTCTAACACTGTAATGGTAACTTGTTCAATGCCTTTTATTCTTATGTCCTCCCCTTTATTCTCACGTCATTCTGCATAAAAGTTTGTTCAACTTCTATTTTTCTAGAAAGATGTTGCAAATCCTTAAGTGCGATCAAAAACTGATAACTAGTAATTCACTTCTGAAAGTTTTTGGGTGAGGCTTGCCATTCTAAATAAGAGGATTAAAATTATTCTGGCATGATTTATACATTGGAGCATTCTCATAATTTTGTAACTACAGAAGATCTGGGCAGACAACGTCACCTTGAAGCACCACAGCAGAGTAGGTTATGAGAAGGCTAGCTGGTGCGGTGTTGTAAGTTCGTCTGTTAGAACTAGCTTAAGTTAAAGTTTGACACTAATAATGgcttatttataaagcacttatcaaagtgctgtacatttaaaaaggaaaattgatatttaaataaaatcaggttaagtataaaatcaaagaaaagcaccaGGTAAAATGCATAAAGCTGTTTAGATGGCTTATATTAGAACAAGAATCTCACATATCAGGAAaggcaaatttataaaaatgcatttttagaggagacttaaaagatgacactgacTTCATCAGGCAGGTTATTCCACATTTTGGAGcaatgatggaaaatgctctaTCCCCTTTGGTTTTTAACTGGGAAGTTGGAACAGACAATAATCCACTGTCTGATCTTAAGTTTCATAATGGCACATGGAATCAAAAGATCAGAAATATAAATCACTGCATGGTTTAGCGCCATCCTATAAGTAAtcagtaaaatcttaaaatgtatccTAAAATGAACAGGGAGCCAATGTAGGGATGCAAGATGAGGAGTAATGCGGCTGAACTTCCCGGTTCTAGTCAGGAGCCtagctgctgagttctgaacaattTGTAGGCATTTCAAGTCTTTTTGGTGAAGTAAGGAAAATAGGCTATTGCAATAATCTAGACGAGATACAAGCATGAATGATAgtctcagcatcattaaaattaACATAGATCTGATTTTTGCAACGTtcctaaaattattaaaaacaggaCTGAACTAGTTTGGTGATGCTCaagttgcagtcaaataaaacaccaatatttctgacaactgacttAACGAATTTTGATAAGGCCCTAAGGATGTGAGTATATTACTGAAATTTTTTTGCAGTCCAATTATGGGAATTTCcgattgtattttattttaattgaagAAATTTAAGGACATCGAATTTCTAATATTGGACATACAATCTTGTAGAGAACTCAGCCTACTATGGTCCATGGGAGTAATGGGGAGTTACAACTGAGTGTCACTGGCAtaacagtaaaatgaaatattatgtctGCGTATAACAGCATCCAGTGGAAGCATGTAGATTAACAGAATTGGGACAAGTATCAATCCTGGGGAACAGCATACTCAGAGGGGGAGGCGGATGACACAATTGTCAATTGAGACAGAAGATTTCCTATtagacaaatatgaagcaaaccagttTAATGCTGTGCCTGATTATATCCACCCAGTGCCTCAGTCTATCCAACAGAATATTGTGATCtactgtgtcaaatgcagcacttaaaTCCAACAACACTAGGATAGAGCACAAGCCAGAGTTAGCATTAAATAGGTCATTTCTGACATGTAGAagagctgtctctgtgctgtggtttttgcAAAAACCTGATTGGAACTTTTCTGAACTGTTGTTTCCAGAACTGTCAGCAACTActgtgacacttttttttttatttttatttttttttccccgctAGAATTTGAGACAAATGGCAATTTGGAAATGGGGCAGTAGCGGTCCAGGATATTAGAATCAAGAccaaatttctttaaaatgggaTCTATGCAGGCAACTTTGAAATAATCAGGGACATAACCAGTACTCAGTGATTTGTTGGAATAATGTCAAGAGGACTAGTTGATGCTTTCATGAGACATTATATCAAGTAGGTTACAAAGTGTACCAGGAGAGAAATAGTTCAGGGAGCTGTGATAAGAACAGACCACATCCAGAAATGAAGGATTTTGAGTGATAACGCCCCTAATTTTCTTTGGAAACAAGATGTGATTAAAAACTTATTGCAATCAAAAACACAATTGGCAGagttatgtatttaaatttgttttctggagttttattattttgataaaCCACCTATTAAAATAGGCAATTTATAATTTAAGCTTGCTATAGTATCCATATTGACGTTTACCATTACCTAAAGGTTACAGTAATATTTCACCaatgttaaaaattaattaaatctgtTACAATCCCAAATCTGAATTCTTACAATATTGGGGCCACAAGATCACGATGGAAGACTCAACAAAACTACTATTAAGTTAAAGAGAAGCCGGTGACATAAAGCTATgaactccttttttttaaatcagctttgCTGTCAAGTGTCAACTTCACCTTTTCACACTTTCAGCAGTTTCTCTGTTATTAGGCTGAACGGTTGGTGGGGCTCTGTTCTCGAACACTGAGCACGAGCACACCACGTTCTAGAACTGTCCCCGGCGGATGGGGCTCGCGCCCATGCTCGTAGCAGGCGAATAAAATGGTAACATCGCGGGAGAACTGGGAGAGCACGCGATGTTTGGATAAAACGTCAGTGCGTGTTATAAACGTTAGGAGTTAACCGTTTAGGTTTCGGTGTTCAGTTTTGCCGGGCACAACATCTACGTAACAGTATTGTCTATATTGTGGCCCGACGAGGGATTTTAATTGCTAAAACTGAAGATGTAAGTCCTGCGTTTGTTAAATAGTCGCTAACGGTCGTAGCCAACTAGTAGTCATggtagagtgtgtgtgggtgcaaaCAGCGAATCAGTCGGTTTGCTAACTGTCAACTGACCTAGCAAACGCGTTAGCCTGAATTCATACTTGCAGTGCTGTCAGAATTAAAAGGCACAGTGCATCGTCACTTTCCTTTAGTCGTATAATCTGGTATCATGTTCCCTAAACCGATACTCTTCTAGCTAGTTGTGCTTAAGCGCCTTGTATTAGCTGAGTTGCCGCTAGTTCGTAGGCTAATTTCAGTCAACAGGACATGGGTAATGTTGGTACTGGAAAAAACAGTCATGGCTAGCTCAGTGTTTAATGTTAGCCAAAGTAACTTGAGCTAACGCTAACACGCGTTAGTGATAATGTAAATGATAACTACGATATATCTTATTAGTAATGTAGCATTAACTGCTAATGTTGTTCGACTCTAAAGTCCAACGTTAGTAAATGTTTGCGACGATAAATGTGACGTTACAATCTGTAAcgttaattttatttaatcttagGGCTGGAGTTTGTTCCTAAGGACTTATTGCGTGACGGCAGCGGCTGTATCGAAGCTAACGATAATCTGGAATGAATGAGTGAAACTTCAACATGACTCACCACAATCCAAGATGAAATGTTGCCGCACCTTATACACGTAGACAACCAgagcagaattaaaaaaaaaaaaagactttaatatTTGTTATAGTTAGTAATTTATCAGTGGCACGTTCTTGAACAATTACTATTTAAGATTAGTTACAGGGACTATTCGTCAAGTCCCGGAGAGTCTCTACTTTCAGCTATTCCTAATCCATtactgattacctggatcaggtgtgtccCGGTCACTTCGATTGAATTGTTCTAATCGACTCCAGGTATTCGTAATGGTGCGATCGTATTAATAAACAAACCCCCTCTTGAATTCGTAAAATCAGGCatttaggctgcaacaatcagTCAATGAAATCCTGGAGGAATTACTTCTGGATTTAGAAGAACGAAAAATAGATTGTGTATTGTTTTAACTTTACCTATTTCCCCTATTTCTACTCTTAATCATTAGGCAACCTGCAACAGCTAAGTGGTATGACAGACGGGACTCTGTTTTTATTGAGTTCTGCGTAGAGGACAGTAAAGATGTGCAAGTAAATTTTGACAAGTCCAAAATCAATTTCAGGTAAGCTGCATTAATAACATTAAGATTTCTGACTAAATCTTTTGGGGTAATTGAGCAAAATCTTTTTTCCCAAGAAGCATCTGAAGTAATCGTTTTGAAAACGGAAAGAATTATGCATTGAACAATAAATTAGTGATGCCtgggtttttttcttcacttttaccCTTaattaaatgtctgtttcaaaaCTTTTACTTTCTGGTCATAAGATTTATGCAGCAAAATTTAAGTCTGTCAATATGTTAGATGTTTTCATACTATAAATATGATAGTGGCCACTGGCTCCGAGGCTGGTTTTGAGATCAGTGTACACATTTGCAGTCAATCAGAATTCAACTCATGTAACagtaagaaaaatacatttctaagtGGAGGCTGACAACAATGTTCTGTACTGgctttaatgtaataaaaatgtaagccCTCCTGTAAATACATCTCTTCCTCTAAAGAAGGTTATCTGCACTATAGTTCATGAACACTAGATCTAATGTATATATTATGACcactcttcattttctcttacAGCTGTTTCAGTGGTACCGACGATGTCAAGCACCAGAATACAGTTGACCTGTTTGGGGAGATTGATCCTAAAGTATGTTTGTCAGATGTTGTTATAGTTGCCAATCTAGCGTGTGTTATCCATAAAGCATCACCAATCTCTCTGTTCTGTACAGGAATCCAAACACAGACGCACTGACAGGTCTGTCGTGTGTTGTTTACGAAAAGCAGAGACAGGGAAATCATGGCCACGACTTGCCAAAGACAAGTCAAAGGtaactttcatttttaaataaaaatcatacagaTGTGATGTACTTCACATTCAACTTGCATATTAATAGAACATACCTCTGCCCTGGTTTCCAGTCTCTCCATACATTCCACTGTCTGTCATAAATGCCTCAGAAATATGTGGTGATAATATAGATAAATggtaatattaatattgaaaCTATAAAACAATTGGATAAATACTGCCTTACGTGGATCATATTTTCTTAGTGCAACTGGCTGAGTGTGGATTTCAATAATTGGAAAGACTGGGAAGATGACTCAGATGAGGACCTGTCAAGTTTTGACAAATTCTCAGAGGTAAGGATTTTAAATATGCACACCATCTGCAATTAGGTGCTAAAGTTTGAATCtccttatttaaaaatgtcaatgtaaaacaGTACTTTTATCAACATACTTAATGCACATTGAGCTAGTATAGATGTTTCATCAGAAAGTGTGTGAGACTGAAGTTTTTATTCCCTTAAATGGAAATGGGAGATTCAAACTTGTATACAGTGAATTTGGAAAGTTTATAAAcccttttcagttttgttacaTTGCAGCTTGAtactacagtatttaaatttatttattttggtcaaTCTACGAACACTACCCCAGGGataacagaattttagaaatgttagtaaatttattaaaaaccaaaaaacagaaTTATCACAAATATTCAGACCATTTAAACAGTACTTTATTAAAACACCTTTGGCAGTAATTACAGACTTTTTGGATATGAcacaacaagctttgcacacccgGATTGGCGATTTTCTGTTATTCTTTGCAAATCGTCTAGACCTCAGCCAGGTTGTTTGGGGACTTTTGGTAAGGCATTTTCAGGTCACTTAAGAGATGTTTCAGATGATGGGCCACTCTACAAAATTTTTGTCCCTAAGAaactcctgtgttgtcttggctgtggaTCATTATCACATTTGAAGGTGAACCCTTCGCCCAGTCTGAGGTTTTGAGTGCTGTGAAACAGTTTTCATTGAGAATATCTCTGTAATCCATGTAACTttccctcaaccctgaccagtGTCCCAGTCCTtgctgctaaaataaaaaacccaGAGCATGATGCTGTCACCACCATGTTTCATACTAGGGATGGTATTGAGCAGGTGATGAGAGGTTGCCTGGCTTCCTTCAGACATAATATTTAGAATTGAGGCCAAGCTGTTCAGTCTTGGTTTAATCAGACAGAGAATAATGTTCTACAAAGTGAGTTATTCAGGTGCTATTTTGCTCCATGCATTTTTATGTAATTGGACTGAGGGGAGGCTTCAATCTagccactctgccataaagccTAAATTGCTGAGGGatgcagtgatggttgtccttctggaactttgtcccaACCTGACACATGATTTCTGGAGCTTAGTGtccattgggttcttggtcacctttgttactaaggcccttctctcccCATTGTGCAGTTTAGCAGTTTAACCAGCTCTTGGAAGACTCCAGGAACCTGCAATTCAGCATAATAGGTTTTTCTAGCCCTCCCTAGATCTGTGCCTTGCATTAATCCAAGGGTGGGGAGACTTGTCGACCTAATCAATTATGAAAATTCGTGGATTTACGTAAAGTGCCTTCGTGCGTAAGTAAAAGGTAAGATGGCTGTGTCTAGTGAGAGCAAGAAGTCCACTAATGAGCAAGCGGAAAAAAACTACAGCCATTGTTTAAAGTATGGAAATAGTTTAAGCAATATTGAAGCACCTTTTGATGGACTGCTAGAGTTTAGGTTACATGTGGTTGTCTCTCTAAAGGGGATTGAATTTTGCAACTTTTCTGTTTAACTGCTAAATGTAGATTGCACCAtattcctttaacttgaatgtAACAAGCTCTTGCTATAATTATGTGGAGAGACTTTATCAGTCTACAAAACAGTGCCAATAAAAATTGTGAATAATGCCCTTCAGTGCatactttaaataaagaaatgtgacagaatACAATATtgatgaattaaaatgtttattttgtaaattgttatattaaattatgttcaaaaataaaaaagcctaaTGGAGAAAATAATTTAGATTACTTTTTTGATTGATGGTGAGGCTGTGAGGTGTTCTATAGAGAGGCTTTGACATGATCTGGAAAGGCCCATTTATTAATTCACCACAGATGGACTCCAGTCAGCACGTAGAAAAATCTCCAACGATCAAGAGAAAGGGAGGCAtctgagctaaatttcaagtgtttttgCAAAATGCCTGAATGCTTGTGATATTTCAATTTAGAAatctctaaatgtatttttaaaaaactaaagcctgtttttactttgtcattttggggtactgagtgtagaggGGAAAATGTAACTATTCTAGTaacaggctgcaacataaccaaattgaaaaaagtgaactTACACTTCTAACCATTTCTAAGAAGATGCATACTTTTTCCTCAACTGTATAGTATGACTATATTACTACAGTGACATGTTTGCTGTTCCCTGTGTGTTTCTCCAGATGATGAACAGCATGGGAGGGGACGATCTACCAGATTTAGATGGTGCAGATGAAGAGGTGTGTGTATTTCTATCGTCTGTATTACAACTTTCCAAGAATAGAAACAGCCAGCTCCTGGTCTTCGATGCTAATGGTCACTCTAAAAATGGCTTTATCTTAAACTTGTTTGGACAGCTGTTACTATAGTGTGAAAGATGCTAATCAAACAGCTGCTTGGCTATTTCACTGTACCTCCAACTCTGGACAGTAGTTGGGATGGTTTGTTCCTCAATTTGTCTTAAGTTAATTTAACATTTGCCTTTGTGTGCAGGCTTCACATTGAGACCACAACACTGCTCAGTGTGTGCCTCTATCTGAAGCCAACACTCGATGTGTTTAGTGATGGCAAAGAATTTAGGTCAACTCAAAACAACTTACATTGGGTTGGAAAATTGTATTCAAAAAGGCCAAAATGAAAACCTTATACCTATTAAAGAGCAAATATTTGAGCCCAGCCCTATTTTGTATCTTTTGCTGAAGTTGGATATTTGTTTGAagaaagttaaagtaaaatttacTAGGTAatgtattgtatgaggaattgaAATTGTTGTTGGTTTGTGTTGCAGCATGACTGTGCAGACAGTGATGATGAAAGTAAGTACTATTCTAAGAGGTTTCATTTTAGTCACCAGAAAGcattaacttaaataaaaggAGAGCCACAATTTTAGACACTGCCAAGTACATGCACATTATAGAATCTTATTAAAACcatagcattaaaaaaacaattctactTGGGCTATAGTGATGACGTGTTAGAAAGGActcaaatctatttttttatcCCCACAGAAGTTCTTATTTAAAGTAGATTAGTTTTTTAAGGACTCTTAACTCTTGCTTTAAATTCACAAGCGCATATATTGGGTATTAATTTGGGCATGACTGTGTTCCATCTAAAATGCCTCTTGGACCTAAATTTGTAaaagtgtgtatatattttttttttaatttcattttatttactacCTTTTAATTCTATATTGGTGTTAATTGTCATGTTGAGAGATGAGTTTCTGTTAAATTAAAGCACATGCACTCACATCACTTTTGTTTCTGTTCCAGAAATGCCTGACTTGGAGTAGCTGAATGTGGAGGCCACCTCAGTAGTAAATAAAGCAAGGTATGCGTTTGAAAAGAGACTAGACATGAGCTGGCAGCCACCATGGAGAATAATCCTCATCTCTCTACTCAGTTTCCAAAGTGAAACCCCTCAGAGGTGTGAGAGGGAGTGACTGTTCGATACAGACGTGCACAGATCCGTAGTGACATCCAGTGATGTGCTTTGCTGTTCTGTTCTGCATGGACAATTATgttcaaatgaaaatgatgtTTGACTTAACTGACTGTAATGGGATGTGCTGATGTCTTACACCTTCTCTCccgctcgtgtgtgtgtgtgtgtgttttttgtttttaaatgtaaggcTATGTATTGAACATTGTGATTtcttattaaaaatttaaaaatgcccattttccaaaagtattttttttttgtttttttgatagCTTTCCCTTTAATGTTTGTATTGtaaattgcacattttgtttaatttaaagagCAGGAGTGCTTAAATGATTTTCCAATGTATGCCAACATCTGCAAATATGTAACAATttcatatttagcatttaaaataaacatgcttGTGTAACTTGCGGCTTGTTTTGACATTACACAGTAGTAGAGTGGTACAGTCTTTGCAATGGTATGACTATATGCAAAGTTGAGTTTGTTTCTCTATACTAATTTCTATAACACTGCACATTGTAGCAGGTGCATaagttatgtattttatttttctttctttaaattttattttatatgcataCTGCTGCAAAGACAGAAATGCTGTATATTCTAGAGTTCCCGATTTGTTTACAGCAGTACAGGTCATAAATGTTAATCACATACACTTTATGCTTTGGAGGCTTGTGTTTGATTTGATATGTTGGacacttttgcatttgtgttatGCTGTGGGAGTTTGGGTATACATTTCTAATAAACCGTTTAAGATCACTGAAAACAAGCCTTAGTACTCAAGCTTTTTAACTCTGCCGTTAAGACAAGGTGAGGATTAACAAGATATCGTAGGTGAGAGAAGTATTTAATGTATacatatattgaaatatttggTAAATGTTCATATCCTTGCTGGTCAGTAAGATTTCAGTAGTTCCACATGAGCAGTGGTAGACGATTGTTTAGTGCTAAAATCTCAAGTTATTTGCGTGTATGAGGCCTCAGCAGCCCGAGCTACACAGGTCATTAATGTCAATGAGCCATTAGTCTAATtagccttttaaaaaatattttaggaagTGTTCTCTAAGATGTTTCTGCTCACAAATATATCTGCAACTATTATGTTTAGCATATATCTAAAACCAATTCCAAAGAAATCGAAATGGTGGTTTGTAACCACTATGTAGTGCTATTGCTGCCCAGTGCTGTAGTCTCACTTCTCCATTATGTTAGAGGGAATTTCAGGGGTTTCCCATCTGATTTAATTGTTtgtacttaaaacaaaaaaaagaaatggaaaattgAATTTATCTGTTAAAAATGTCCATTATCACTTATGCTGTTTCTGTGTAATTTCTAAAAACACGTAAGCTGTAGTTAATACTTTAAAAGCAAATACAGAAgtagtttggaaaa harbors:
- the ptges3a gene encoding prostaglandin E synthase 3, which codes for MQPATAKWYDRRDSVFIEFCVEDSKDVQVNFDKSKINFSCFSGTDDVKHQNTVDLFGEIDPKESKHRRTDRSVVCCLRKAETGKSWPRLAKDKSKCNWLSVDFNNWKDWEDDSDEDLSSFDKFSEMMNSMGGDDLPDLDGADEEHDCADSDDEKMPDLE